The nucleotide sequence CATCGCTTCGTATTTCATGACGATGGAAGTCTTTCTGAACGGGCGATTGAACAGTTTCAAGAGTTTTTGTCGGGAACCCGCATAATAGGACGCCGCGAGGCTGATGAAATAGCGCAAGAAAAACTTAAAGCGTTTCCCCGTACCCTCGCTTACCGTTACTCCCACGTAATGGCCCTGAAATTAATTGACGTAAAACTCTGGGGGCAAGGAGCCAGAATCGGTTATATGGATTCTGATATTCTTTTCTTTAAAAATCCTGAAGCTTTCGTAGATACTCTCGTAAAACAGCGGGATTTCAATTATTTCAACCGCGACATCGAGGATGCGTATGTTACTGAACGGGAGGTTATTGTTCAAGAATTGGGCTATGGTCCAGCTTCTCGCATCAATGCCGGCCTGTGGGTAATGAACGCAAAAGACATCTGTTTGGAGCAAATTGAGATGTGGCTCAATCATCCATTTTTTGCCTCCTATGCATCAAATTATCGTTTGGAGCAGACTTTTATTGCTATGCTCGCTCAACGCTCAGCGGAAGGTGTACGGCACCTGCCAGATACATACAATGTGGACTTTTATAAACCGGTGGAGCAGAATGTATGTAAGCACTACGTGGGTCGAATCCGTTATGGTTACGAACTCGAAGGCTTAAGTTACGTACTAAAAAAAGAGGATTTGAAAAAGGAACGTCGAAAAGCCCTATGAATTTACATAGATCAATAAGCTGGAATGATTCTCAAATCCTTCCAGCTTATTGATCTATGTATTTTTTAGTTTAACGCCCCACTCTGGAAGTTCAAGGATGACGCTAGGTTGCGGATCTTTTAAAAAAATGAGTTTTAGTCCTATTAGGGAATTTGATTTAGCTCCATTTCATGTAGACTAACATGAATATGTCCAAAATCAAAAGATGATATAGCATCACCAGAATAGCATTAGCGCTGACGAAGTGCGTTAAGTTCATGTGCTGCTGCATGAAGAAGATTCCGCCTGGAATTCTCGGTAAATAACGATTCAACAGTTGCAAAACCACGCGTCCTTTTCAGGTTATGACATCCAAGAATTCAGCATTCATCACCAACAGCACTCCATCCACCTAGGTATAGTACAAGGATTATTTGTCGTTCAGGCCACTGTGAAACTCTTGGGCTCTTGTATCGTTCTGTTATGTAGTGTGATACGCTGGATTTTGGCTTTGTAATACTTTTCTGCTTTTTGAGCCCTTACTGAAATTATCGTAGATAAAAATATCAGTATAAGGTACCTTAAGCTAGTTCTGCTCATTAAATTCCTTCTCCCTTTTCCGAAACACATACACCACCCCAAAGTGGCTTTTCAGCACGCCGCTGGCAAAATCATCCTTCACGTAAGGGTTCACTTCCAGCGCTACCTGAATCTGGCGGTTTTGGGCAAAAGGTGCGGCCCGCACGCCGAAGTTGATGGAATAGCCATCTACGGTCAATAGTTTTGCTTTGGGATCGGCGATGCGGTAGAGTGGATTGACCCGCAGGCCACCGCCAAGGTACCACTGTGCTACCTCACCTCTTTTCAAATTGATTAACGGCAGCAAATCCACACTCAGGCTGCTGAACAGCGAGTTGGTCTGCACGCGGGTATCGAGCCAAATGGCTTTTTGGGGGTTGGTACCGAACGAAAGCAATCCGCTCCACGGATAATACCCTATTGACCCCTGGGCGTGGGTACCATACGAAAATCCAATGAAGAGCAAAACGAGCAGGATGCCTTTTTTGATAAGGTTCTGTGAGGACACAGGCCACGGATAGGCCCATTTTCCATTTTCCATTCTCAATTTTCAATTAACATAAAAAACCTCCGAAGATACTGAAATCTCCGGAGGTCGGTATTTCCTGAAAAGCAAACCACCTAACGCCGTATGGCTTTCTTCAAGGCTGCGGGCGTTTGCATGGTGTTCATTTTCTTCATCATGCGGCGCATTTCGTCAAATTGCTTCAGTAGGTTATTGACTTCCTGAATGGAGGTACCACTGCCGTTGGCAATGCGTTTCTTACGGCTGCCGTCGATGAGGCTCGGAGTTTCGCGCTCTTTTTTGGTCATGGATTGGATAATGGCCTCGATGGGCTTGAACGAATCGTTGTCCACATCCAGATCCTTCATGGCCGCGCCCATGCCGGGAATCATGCCTACGAGATCCTTGATATTGCCCATTTTCTTGATCTGTTGTAGCTGCCCTAGAAAGTCGTCGAAATCGAACTTGTTCTGGCGCATTTTAGCGTTGATGCGCTTGGCTTCGTCTTCATCGAAGGCTTGCTGCGCGCGTTCCACCAGCGAAATCACGTCACCCATGCCGAGGATTCGGCTGGCCATCCGGTCGGGGTAGAAAGCGTCGAGCGCTTCCATTTTCTCACCCGTACTGATGAATTTAATGGGTTTCTCCACCACCTGACGGATGGATAGCGCCGCCCCACCGCGCGCGTCGCCGTCGAGCTTGGTTAGCACCACCCCGTCAAAATTCAGGCGTTCGTTGAAGGTTTTGGCCGTGTTGACAGCATCCTGTCCCGTCATGGAATCCACCACAAACAGAATTTCAGTCGGTTTCACCGCTTTCTTGATGTCCTCGACCTCCCGCATCATCACTTCGTCCACGGCCAGGCGTCCGGCCGTATCCACGATCACAATTTTCTTGTTGGTCTTGCGGGCGTGGGCAATGGCGTTGGTAGCAATCTCTACCGCACTCTTGTTATCAGGCTCGGCGTATACTTCCACCCCGATCTGTTCGCCCAGTACCTTCAGCTGCTCGATGGCCGCCGGCCGGTAAATGTCGCAAGCTGTCAACAGTACGTTACGGCCCTGCTTTTTCAGCATCATGGCCAGCTTGCCCGAGAAGGTGGTCTTACCCGAACCCTGCAAACCCGCGATGAGGATCACGGCGGGGTCGCCCTTGATGTCGATGCTCTCGGCCTGTCCGCCCATCAGTTCGGTCAGTTCCTCCTGCACGATCTTGACGAACATCTGTCCCGGTTCCACCGAAATCAGAATCTTGCGATCCAGCGCTTTTTCCCGAATGCGGTCGGTGATTTCCTTGGCAACCTTGAAGTTCACATCGGCGTCTACCAGCGCGCGGCGTACTTCTTTGGTCGTGGCGGCCACGTTAATATCCGAAATCCGGTCCTTGCCTTTCAAGGTACGGAAGGCGGTGTTCAATTTATCTTGTAAGCTTTCAAACATGGGTCAATTGTTACGGCGGGGCGTCCCCGTGGCGGTCGCCCGCGCGATGAGTGAATGTCGGAATGAGTGAATATTTCTTCCAGGAGAAACTCAATTCACCTTTTAATCCTGACAAAGTTAAGAAAAAGACGTGCAAATCATTTCATAAGCTTTGAGCGTCACGAGGCTTTCCCTTGATGGTTAAGCTTTCTTCCATTTCATAACTTCTTCCGCTTGATGCGTTTGAGCTTTTCTTCTTGATCGGCCAAGCTCTCGTCGTTGCTGTTTCGGGCAATTTCCACGGCCCGGGTTTGGGCGGCTACTGCGTTTTCAAAATCGCCCTGTTTGTAGAGCAAAGAGGCGTAGTGGCTTAAAAGAACAGAATTCTGCTCCTTCTCGATAACGTCCGCGACGCAGTCGCATACCTTGGTGAGGCGGTCTTTTTTTACATACTCACTGTACAGCCAACAAACGCTGGATAATCGGTCGATGGCCTTCTGATAAGCTTCGGGATTAGCTCGCTGGCTATCGGCTGAAAGCGAAGGTATGATTTCCTGCTCGAGGTATTGTTCGGCGGCATCGGCCAGTTGGTCAAAATCTCGGGTGGCAGCGGAAAAATCCATCGTGTAACGTGTCTTGAGTTCGCGCGCCTTTTCGGAAACTTCGACGGAATCCACGTAGGTCAGTGCTTTTTGGAAGAGCTTTTTGTCCTTCTCTTCCTGCGCCCGAACGACGGTATTGCTAATAATAAATTCGATTTTATTCTTAATGTTGGGGGTACCTTTCTGCATCAACAGCCAGTCGAAACCTTTTCCTTCCGTCCATTGTGTGTTCTCGATCACCACCCGCTGCCAGTGGGGAAGTTGAAGCGAATCATCCGGCATTTTTTTCAAAACCTTTTCCAGCAAATCATGCGTGGGTAGGTTATAGATCCGACGGAATTTGAGGTAGGTATATACCAGGTCAACGTTGCGGTTTCCCTGTTCGTAAGCATTTTCGTATAGGGTAAAAATCCGGCCGTTTTCGGTAGCCTGCATCGCCTGATTGGCCTCCACAATAAATTCCGGTACTGGCCTAAAACCGATGAAGCTATGCACCAAATTGCCATCCGCATCCATGAAAAGGCCCGTCGGAAAAGCGTTTACCCCGTATTTGACAGCCAGTGCCCGCCCCTGCGATTCGGCATCGGCTTTGTAGCTTACAAAAAAAGCATTCATGCGCCGTCCCGTTTCCCGATCGCTGAATACCTGGCTGTCCAGCATTTTGCAGGGGCCGCACCAAGTGGTGTATACATCCACAAAAATGAGTTTCTTTTCTGCTTTGGCCTTGGCTTTTATTTTCTCCCAGGAAGCTTTCTCAAAATCGATTTGCCCAAAGGCCGTAAACCCAGTACCTAGAATGAGTAGAATTATGCGGAACATTTTCGTGCAGTTAAGTTGTGTATATATGCCTAATAGATAAGCAAATAAAATAACTTTTGCAGAAAAACAAAATAACAAAAAAATATAGTTACAATAAAATAACACCTAGCTTCTCCACCATTTGGTTGTAGCGCCCTCAGGTGCGAAGCCTGTGGACGCACCCTCAAAACAGCCACACCACCTGCACCAGCGCCCGCGCTTTGCTCACAACTTCGCCACCCGAAAGATTCTGCGCCAAAGGCTTTTGATAACTTACGCCCGCCGTCCAGCGGTTGGCAAACAGTGAAACACCCGCCGTGCCGTTGAGCAGGTCGCCGCCTGATTCATGAACGGTTTTTCCATCCTGCCTACCGTAGGCCGAATGCTCGGCGTACAAGCCCAGGTGCGGCATAACGGACAGGGTACCCTTCGTGAAAGTCCGGTACACATCCACGCTACCGTAGGTTTGGTTGCCGAAGCGGTAGCCGCGGGCGTTGGTAGTGTTCAGTTTGTGCGAAGTCGTTAGCAAGGTACCCCATTTCCCTGCGGTCAGAGTATAGAAAGCATTCACAATAAAATCGGTACTGCCCGTGCCGGGCTGGAAATTGGCGTTGGCAACGGCCAGCGGATCGTTCTCGTCGTAGCGGAACCGACCCGTGGGTACCTTCACGCCACCGCCGAGTTGCAGACTGTGGTTGAATCGGTGATTTTCTTCGCTATCCATGAACGTATTCA is from Salmonirosea aquatica and encodes:
- a CDS encoding transporter, whose amino-acid sequence is MKKLLFVIAALGMGVPSQACDMCGCANSGSYFGLMPQSHKSMVGLRYSHLNFETHPTSFYSRTEGTFRITELYGRFYPAKRVQAMVFLPYRMDEQLVEGGVKKQRGLGDATVLVNYNVLNTFMDSEENHRFNHSLQLGGGVKVPTGRFRYDENDPLAVANANFQPGTGSTDFIVNAFYTLTAGKWGTLLTTSHKLNTTNARGYRFGNQTYGSVDVYRTFTKGTLSVMPHLGLYAEHSAYGRQDGKTVHESGGDLLNGTAGVSLFANRWTAGVSYQKPLAQNLSGGEVVSKARALVQVVWLF
- a CDS encoding thioredoxin family protein, whose product is MFRIILLILGTGFTAFGQIDFEKASWEKIKAKAKAEKKLIFVDVYTTWCGPCKMLDSQVFSDRETGRRMNAFFVSYKADAESQGRALAVKYGVNAFPTGLFMDADGNLVHSFIGFRPVPEFIVEANQAMQATENGRIFTLYENAYEQGNRNVDLVYTYLKFRRIYNLPTHDLLEKVLKKMPDDSLQLPHWQRVVIENTQWTEGKGFDWLLMQKGTPNIKNKIEFIISNTVVRAQEEKDKKLFQKALTYVDSVEVSEKARELKTRYTMDFSAATRDFDQLADAAEQYLEQEIIPSLSADSQRANPEAYQKAIDRLSSVCWLYSEYVKKDRLTKVCDCVADVIEKEQNSVLLSHYASLLYKQGDFENAVAAQTRAVEIARNSNDESLADQEEKLKRIKRKKL
- the ffh gene encoding signal recognition particle protein yields the protein MFESLQDKLNTAFRTLKGKDRISDINVAATTKEVRRALVDADVNFKVAKEITDRIREKALDRKILISVEPGQMFVKIVQEELTELMGGQAESIDIKGDPAVILIAGLQGSGKTTFSGKLAMMLKKQGRNVLLTACDIYRPAAIEQLKVLGEQIGVEVYAEPDNKSAVEIATNAIAHARKTNKKIVIVDTAGRLAVDEVMMREVEDIKKAVKPTEILFVVDSMTGQDAVNTAKTFNERLNFDGVVLTKLDGDARGGAALSIRQVVEKPIKFISTGEKMEALDAFYPDRMASRILGMGDVISLVERAQQAFDEDEAKRINAKMRQNKFDFDDFLGQLQQIKKMGNIKDLVGMIPGMGAAMKDLDVDNDSFKPIEAIIQSMTKKERETPSLIDGSRKKRIANGSGTSIQEVNNLLKQFDEMRRMMKKMNTMQTPAALKKAIRR